One Rosa chinensis cultivar Old Blush chromosome 5, RchiOBHm-V2, whole genome shotgun sequence genomic region harbors:
- the LOC112201835 gene encoding putative pentatricopeptide repeat-containing protein At1g12700, mitochondrial, whose translation MLRKSLRTAASSSSYCSRGGMSSLHSPLVVFLCNHLASFHSQPSNPIEPRNTQIVPKLTNIENALKVFDEMLQRRPLPSIIRFNQILCQLVKLKHYSQVISLYHQLGLLGIVPNDFSLNIIINCHSRLNQMGFALSVFGKFFIYGFEPDVITLNTLINGFLLEDRVAEAAGFFSRMVEGSNCKPDVFTFGALVKGFCIKGNNTAAIRLLRKMDGGACKPNLVVYNTIIDSLCKDTLIVGAQELFSEMVTRGIAPDIVTYNSLIHGVCRVGKWKEAIRLLNEMVSNDIFPDILTFNILVDTLCKEGLVLQAESVVQMMIQRDIEPDTVTYSSLMDGYCLRGEMDEAKKVFDKMISKGSRVDVFCYSIMINGYCKRKMVDEAVMLFQEMSQMGLVPNTITYNTLIDGFCKMGKIQGAQKLFSQMQACGQHPDVQTYAILLDGLCKNQQLSLAIELLREMKERKMELNIVIYSILIEGLCIVGNTAAARDLFRCLLSKRLQPDVKMYTIMIRGFCNGVLTSEAEKLFKEMEDKDCPPDACTYNIIIRGFINNNETLRAMGLIQQMVKRGFAADASTVELIVGLLCKDNVDPALLTLL comes from the coding sequence ATGCTAAGGAAGTCGCTGCGCacagctgcttcttcttcttcttattgcaGCAGAGGAGGCATGTCTTCTCTTCACTCTCCTCTTGTTGTTTTCCTCTGCAATCACTTGGCCTCGTTTCATTCTCAACCTTCAAATCCAATCGAACCCAGAAACACCCAGATTGTACCCAAACTCACTAACATTGAGAATGCCTTgaaggtgttcgatgaaatgcttCAAAGGCGTCCTCTTCCTTCCATTATCCGTTTCAATCAAATCTTGTGTCAACTCGTGAAATTGAAGCACTATTCCCAAGTCATTTCTTTGTATCATCAATTGGGCCTCCTGGGAATTGTTCCTAACGATTTTAGTCTCAACATTATCATTAACTGCCATTCTCGTTTAAACCAAATGGGGTTTGCTTTATCTGTCTTCGGAAAATTCTTCATATATGGTTTTGAACCGGATGTCATCACCCTCAACACTCTGATCAATGGCTTTCTTCTTGAGGATCGAGTGGCTGAGGCAGCAGGATTTTTTAGCAGAATGGTTGAGGGAAGTAACTGTAAGCCTGATGTGTTTACTTTCGGCGCACTAGTTAAGGGCTTCTGCATCAAGGGTAACAATACCGCAGCTATTCGGTTGCTTAGGAAGATGGATGGAGGAGCATGTAAGCCTAACCTTGTTGTGTATAACACGATCATCGACAGTCTGTGTAAGGATACACTCATTGTTGGCGCACAGGAGCTCTTTTCAGAAATGGTCACTAGGGGTATTGCCCCGGACATTGTTACGTACAACTCTTTGATTCATGGCGTTTGCAGAGTAGGCAAGTGGAAAGAGGCTATAAGGTTGTTGAATGAAATGGTGAGTAACGATATCTTTCCAGATATACTCACCTTTAACATCTTGGTAGATACACTTTGTAAGGAGGGGTTGGTATTGCAAGCAGAAAGTGTGGTTCAAATGATGATTCAAAGAGATATTGAACCTGATACGGTTACCTACAGTTCGCTTATGGATGGCTACTGTCTGCGAGGAGAAATGGATGAGGCAAAAAAAGTATTTGATAAAATGATTAGCAAGGGTTCCAGGGTTGATGTTTTTTGTTATTCCATAATGATAAATGGATATTGTAAGCGTAAAATGGTTGATGAGGCAGTGATGCTTTTTCAGGAAATGTCTCAAATGGGGCTGGTTCCAAATACCATTACTTATAACACTCTCATTGACGGTTTTTGCAAAATGGGCAAGATACAAGGCGCACAAAAGTTATTCTCTCAGATGCAGGCTTGCGGCCAGCATCCAGATGTTCAAACTTATGCTATTCTACTGGATGGGTTATGTAAGAACCAACAACTTTCTTTGGCAATAGAATTGTTGAGAgagatgaaagaaagaaagatggaacTAAATATTGTAATTTACAGTATTCTTATTGAAGGTTTGTGCATAGTTGGAAATACTGCAGCTGCAAGAGATCTGTTCCGTTGTTTACTATCAAAACGACTACAACCTGATGTGAAGATGTACACCATAATGATCAGGGGATTTTGTAACGGGGTGTTAACAAGTGAAGCCGAAAAGTTGTTTAAGGAGATGGAAGATAAAGACTGTCCTCCTGATGCTTGCACCTATAACATAATTATCCGCGGGTTTATCAATAACAATGAGACATTAAGGGCAATGGGACTTATTCAACAGATGGTGAAGAGGGGCTTCGCGGCAGATGCATCCACTGTAGAACTGATTGTTGGTCTACTATGTAAAGATAACGTTGATCCCGCTTTATTGACTCTGTTGTAA
- the LOC112201837 gene encoding 2-alkenal reductase (NADP(+)-dependent), translating into MASGVEREQVVRNKQVIFKDYVTGFPKESDMQLTTSTTKLKLPQGSTGVLVKNLYLSSDPWTRAHMTKASSDTPSYIKTFTPGSPMTGFGVAKVLESGDANFKQGDLVWGITGWEEYSLINATESLVKIHNTDVPLSYYTGILGMPGLTAYVGFYEVCSPKKGETVFISAAAGAVGQLVGQFAKLMGCYVVGSAGSKEKVDLLKNKFGFDGAFNYKEEPNLDAALKRYFPEGIDIYFENVGGKMLDAVLPNMKFRGRIGVCGMISQYNLEKPEGVHNLMFLLTRELRMQGFVVFNYYHLYEKFLETVLPDIKKGKITPVEEVVEGLENAPSALIGLFAGRNVGKQAVVVS; encoded by the exons ATGGCGAGTGGTGTAGAAAGAGAGCAAGTAGTGAGGAACAAGCAGGTGATATTCAAAGACTATGTCACCGGCTTCCCCAAAGAATCTGACATGCAATTGACCACTAGTACAACCAAACTGAAGCTCCCACAAGGTTCCACTGGTGTTCTGGTCAAGAACCTCTACTTGTCCAGCGATCCTTGGACTAGAGCCCATATGACCAAGGCTAGCTCTGATACTCCTTCTTATATCAAGACCTTCACTCCTGGTTCG CCTATGACCGGATTTGGAGTGGCTAAAGTCTTGGAATCTGGGGATGCAAACTTTAAGCAAGGCGACTTGGTTTGGGGAATCACTGGTTGGGAAGAATATAGTCTCATAAATGCAACAGAATCTCTAGTCAAGATTCACAACACTGATGTGCCTCTCTCTTACTATACCGGAATTCTTGGCATGCCTGGACTGACAGCTTACGTAGGTTTTTACGAGGTTTGCTCACCTAAGAAAGGAGAGACAGTCTTCATCTCAGCAGCAGCTGGAGCAGTAGGTCAACTTGTTGGCCAATTTGCCAAACTCATGGGTTGTTACGTCGTCGGAAGTGCTGGAAGTAAAGAAAAG GTTGATTTGCTCAAGAACAAGTTTGGGTTTGACGGGGCTTTCAATTATAAAGAGGAACCTAACTTGGATGCAGCTTTAAAAAG GTACTTTCCTGAAGGTATTGATATTTACTTTGAAAATGTTGGGGGAAAGATGCTGGATGCAGTGCTACCAAACATGAAGTTCCGCGGGCGAATTGGAGTTTGTGGGATGATATCCCAATATAACCTTGAGAAGCCTGAAGGTGTACACAATCTAATGTTCCTTCTTACTAGAGAGCTCCGGATGCaaggttttgttgtttttaattACTATCATCTTTACGAGAAGTTTCTTGAAACGGTTCTGCCTGACATAAAAAAAGGGAAGATTACACCCGTGGAAGAAGTAGTTGAAGGCCTCGAAAATGCTCCATCGGCCCTGATTGGACTCTTTGCAGGTCGCAATGTCGGAAAGCAGGCCGTTGTTGTTTCCTGA